The Klebsiella africana sequence TGTCAAGGATACCGCCGTGATGGCCATCACCGCTGATGAGCTGGACACCGCTCGCCGTCGCACCACCGGTTCTATTGATGCCCTCAAGGCGGCAGGCTTCCCGGACGCGCAAATCTACCGCGTGCCGACTAAATCTAACGATATCCCCGGGGCGTTCGACGCCGGTAACTCCATGCTGGTCCAGCACCCGCAGGTTAAACACTGGCTGATCGTTGGGATGAACGACAACACCGTACTCGGCGGCGTGCGAGCCACCGAAGGCCAGGGCTTTAAAGCGCCGGATGTGATTGGCATCGGCATCAACGGCGTGGATGCCGTCAACGAACTGTCGAAAGCGCAGCCGACCGGATTCTATGGCTCCCTGCTGCCAAGCCCGGATATTCATGGCTATAAAACCAGTGAAATGCTTTACAACTGGGTCACCAAGGGCGTTGAGCCGCCGAAGTTCACGGCGGTGACCGATGTGGTGCTGATTACCCGCGATAACTTCAAAGAAGAGCTGGCGAAAAAAGGGTTGTAACAGCCTTGTTGAACTGGCCCCCGCCGTCGCGGTGGGGGCTGAGTGCAGAAGAGTGGAGTCGTTATGCAACAGTCTACCCCTTATCTCTCGTTTCGCGGCATCACCATGACGTTCCCTGGCGTAAAGGCCTTGTCCGATATCAGTTTTAACTGCTACCCAGGACAGATCCACGCGCTGATGGGCGAAAATGGCGCAGGCAAATCGACGCTGTTGAAAATTCTCAGCGGCAACTATATCCCGACCGCGGGCCATCTGCAGATCGGCGGTCAGCAGATGGCATTCTCCAATACCATGGAGGCGCTGAACGCCGGCGTGGCGATTATCTATCAGGAGCTGCATCTGATCCCGGAGATGACCGTCGCCGAAAATATCTATCTTGGCCAACTGCCGCACAGAGGCGGCATCGTCAATCGCTCGCTGCTCAACTATGAGGCTCGTCTGCAGCTGGAGCATCTGGGACTGGATATCGACCCCGAGACGCCGCTGAAGTATCTCTCTATTGGCCAGTGGCAGATGGTAGAGATTGCCAAAGCGCTGGCGCGTAACGCCAAGATCATCGCGTTCGATGAGCCGACCAGTTCGCTCTCCGCCCGGGAGATCGACAACCTGTTTCGCGTTATCCGCGAACTGCGGGAAGAGGGACGGGTCATCATCTATGTTTCACACCGGATGGAAGAAATTTTTGCGCTCAGCGATGCCATCACCGTCTTTAAGGATGGCCGCTATGTCTGCACCTTTGACGATATGGCGAGCGTCAGCCACGACGCGCTGGTCCAGGCGATGGTGGGACGCAACCTGGGCGATATATATGGCTGGAAGTCACGGCAGTACGGCGAAGAGCGGCTGCGTCTGGAGGAGGTCAAAGCCCCGGGCGTGCGCACGCCGATCAGCCTCTCGGTACGCAGTGGCGAAATCGTCGGCCTGTTCGGGCTGGTGGGCGCCGGGCGTAGCGAACTGATGAAAGGCTTATTTGGCGGCACCCGGATCACCGGCGGTCAGGTGTATATCGATGGCCAGCCTGTCGACATCCGCAAACCGGCCCAGGCCATCCAGGCTGGCATGATGCTGTGCCCGGAAGATCGTAAAGCCGACGGGATTATTCCGGTTCACTCGGTGCGCGACAACATCAACATCAGCGCCCGGCGCAAACATATCCATGCTGGCTGCCTGATCAACAACGCCTGGGAGGCGGGCAATGCCGCTCAGCATATCCAGTCGCTGAACATAAAAACGCCCGGCCCGGAACAGCTGATCATGAATCTCTCCGGTGGCAATCAGCAGAAAGCGATCCTTGGCCGCTGGCTATCGGAAGAGATGAAAGTGATCCTGCTCGATGAACCCACCCGCGGCATCGACGTTGGCGCCAAACATGAAATTTACAATGTGATATATGGCCTCGCTGCCTCCGGTGTCGCCGTAGTGTTTGCCTCCAGCGATCTTCCGGAAGTGCTGGGCGTTGCCGACCGCATCGTGGTGATGCGCGAAGGGCAAGTCGCCGGCGAACTGCTGCATGAAGAAGCCAATGAACAGCAGGCGTTAAGCCTTGCGATGCCAAAAGTGAGTCAGGCTGTCGCCTGAGTAAGGAGTAAATGATGTCATCAGTGACTACGTCCGGCGCTACTCGTTCTGCCTTTAGCTTTGCCCGCATTTGGGATCAGTTTGGCATGCTGGTAGTGTTTGCGGTGCTGTTTATCGGCTGCGTAATTTTTGTGCCTAACTTTGCCTCGTTCGTCAATATGAAGGGACTGGGGCTGGCAATCTCGATGTCCGGGATGGTGGCCTGCGGCATGCTCTTCTGCCTGGCCTCCGGGGATTTTGACCTGTCAGTAGCGTCGGTTATCGCCTGTGCCGGGGTGACCACCGCGGTGGTGATTAATCTCAGCGAAAGCCTGTGGCTGGGGATTGCTGCCGGCCTGTTGCTGGGGGCGGTTAGTGGCCTGGTTAACGGTTTTGTGATTGCGCGCCTGAAGATTAACGCGCTGATCACCACGCTGGCCACCATGCAGATTGTCCGCGGCCTGGCCTACATTATTTCCGACGGTAAAGCGGTAGGAATCGAAGATGAGCGTTTCTTTACCCTCGGCTATGCCAATTGGTTTGGTCTACCGGCGCCAATTTGGCTGACGGTCGCCTGCCTGGTAGTTTTCGGATTATTACTAAACAAAACCACCTTTGGCCGTAATACGCTGGCTATTGGCGGCAATGAAGAGGCGGCGCGTCTGGCCGGGGTCCCGGTGGTACGTACCAAGATTATAATCTTTGTGCTCTCTGGTCTGGTATCGGCGGCGGCGGGGATCATTCTGGCGTCGCGCATGACCAGCGGCCAGCCGATGACTTCGATTGGCTATGAGCTGATTGTCATATCGGCCTGCGTGCTGGGCGGGGTGTCGCTGAAAGGCGGGATCGGCAAAATCTCTTATGTGGTCGCTGGGATCCTGATCCTCGGGACGGTGGAGAATGCGATGAACCTGCTGAACATCTCGCCTTTCTCACAATACGTCGTGCGCGGGGTGATCCTGCTGGCGGCGGTAATCTTCGACCGCTACAAACAAAAAGCCAAACGTGCGGCCTGAAATTAAGCCGAACTTTTAAGTTTACAGAGTAATTGCCGCCAGCGCCCGTTTCGCTGGCGGTAACTATCAAAAATGGCGAGGTTGGTCACACTGTCTATACTTACATGGCTAACATATAATTAACAACCAGCTTCGGCTGGCCATGATAAGGAGGAAACAGGGTGGATAACCAGATATCTGTACCGCCTGCGCTAACCGGAAATTACGCCTTTTTCTTTGACCTTGACGGTACTCTTGCCGATATCCAACCGCATCCCGATCAGGTGGTGATACCCGACAACACGCTGCAGGCGCTTAACGTGCTGGCTCAGCAGCAGGGGGGCGCGGTGGCACTAATTTCAGGGCGCTCAATGGCTGAACTTGACGCGCTAACCCATCCCTGGCGGCTACCGCTGGCCGGTGTTCACGGGGCCGAGCGCCGTGATATCAATGGTAAAACCTATATCGTCTCTCTGCCGACGGCGCTGCGCGATGAGATCGCGGCTGAGCTGACCTCGGCGCTGGAAGCGCTTCCGGGATGTGAGCTGGAGTGTAAAGAGATGGCTTTCGCGCTGCACTATCGCCAGGCCCCGCAGCAGCAGAGCGCTGTGCTGGAGCTGGCGCAGCGGATTGTTCAGCGCTATCCGCTGTTGGCGCTCCAGCTTGGCAAGTGCGTGGTGGAGATTAAGCCCCGGGGAGTGAATAAAGGAGAGGCGATTACCGCGTTCATGCAGGAGGCGCCGTTCGCTGGCCGCGAACCGGTTTTTGTCGGCGATGATTTGACCGACGAGGCGGGATTCAGCGTCGTTAATCAACTGCAGGGAATGTCGGTAAAAGTTGGCGCCGGGGAAACTCAGGCGCACTGGCGGTTGGCGGATGCCGCCGCTGTAAGGACGTGGTTGCAACATCTGGCGTATGACGCGCAAACCGAAAGGAGGGATGACCATGAGTCGTTTAGTCGTAGTCTCTAACCGTATCGCCTTACCGGACGATAAAAAATCGAGCGCTGGCGGTCTGGCCGTCGGCATCCTGGGGGCACTGAAAGCGGCGGGGGGTCTGTGGTTCGGCTGGAGCGGCGAGATTGGCGATGACCAGCAGCCGCTGCAGCAGGTCTCCCGGGGGAATATTTCATGGGCGTCGTTCAACTTGAATGAACGGGACCATGATGAATACTACAACCAGTTCTCTAACGCCGTGCTGTGGCCGGCCTTCCACTATCGTCTTGATCTGGTCAGTTTTCAGCGCGAAGCCTGGGAGGGATACCTGCGGGTTAACGCCATGCTGGCGGATAAGCTTGTACCGTTGATTGAGCCAGAAGATACGCTGTGGATCCATGATTACCATCTGCTGCCCTTCGCCAGCGAATTGCGCAAG is a genomic window containing:
- a CDS encoding arabinose ABC transporter substrate-binding protein, coding for MHKFTKALAAIGLAAVMSQSAMAENLKLGFLVKQPEEPWFQTEWKFADKAGKDLGFDVIKIAVPDGEKTLNAIDSLAASGAKGFVICTPDPKLGSAIVAKARGYDMKVITVDDQFVNAKGKPMESVPLVMMAASEIGARQGQELYKEMKKRGWDVKDTAVMAITADELDTARRRTTGSIDALKAAGFPDAQIYRVPTKSNDIPGAFDAGNSMLVQHPQVKHWLIVGMNDNTVLGGVRATEGQGFKAPDVIGIGINGVDAVNELSKAQPTGFYGSLLPSPDIHGYKTSEMLYNWVTKGVEPPKFTAVTDVVLITRDNFKEELAKKGL
- the araG gene encoding L-arabinose ABC transporter ATP-binding protein AraG gives rise to the protein MQQSTPYLSFRGITMTFPGVKALSDISFNCYPGQIHALMGENGAGKSTLLKILSGNYIPTAGHLQIGGQQMAFSNTMEALNAGVAIIYQELHLIPEMTVAENIYLGQLPHRGGIVNRSLLNYEARLQLEHLGLDIDPETPLKYLSIGQWQMVEIAKALARNAKIIAFDEPTSSLSAREIDNLFRVIRELREEGRVIIYVSHRMEEIFALSDAITVFKDGRYVCTFDDMASVSHDALVQAMVGRNLGDIYGWKSRQYGEERLRLEEVKAPGVRTPISLSVRSGEIVGLFGLVGAGRSELMKGLFGGTRITGGQVYIDGQPVDIRKPAQAIQAGMMLCPEDRKADGIIPVHSVRDNINISARRKHIHAGCLINNAWEAGNAAQHIQSLNIKTPGPEQLIMNLSGGNQQKAILGRWLSEEMKVILLDEPTRGIDVGAKHEIYNVIYGLAASGVAVVFASSDLPEVLGVADRIVVMREGQVAGELLHEEANEQQALSLAMPKVSQAVA
- the araH gene encoding L-arabinose ABC transporter permease AraH translates to MSSVTTSGATRSAFSFARIWDQFGMLVVFAVLFIGCVIFVPNFASFVNMKGLGLAISMSGMVACGMLFCLASGDFDLSVASVIACAGVTTAVVINLSESLWLGIAAGLLLGAVSGLVNGFVIARLKINALITTLATMQIVRGLAYIISDGKAVGIEDERFFTLGYANWFGLPAPIWLTVACLVVFGLLLNKTTFGRNTLAIGGNEEAARLAGVPVVRTKIIIFVLSGLVSAAAGIILASRMTSGQPMTSIGYELIVISACVLGGVSLKGGIGKISYVVAGILILGTVENAMNLLNISPFSQYVVRGVILLAAVIFDRYKQKAKRAA
- the otsB gene encoding trehalose-phosphatase: MDNQISVPPALTGNYAFFFDLDGTLADIQPHPDQVVIPDNTLQALNVLAQQQGGAVALISGRSMAELDALTHPWRLPLAGVHGAERRDINGKTYIVSLPTALRDEIAAELTSALEALPGCELECKEMAFALHYRQAPQQQSAVLELAQRIVQRYPLLALQLGKCVVEIKPRGVNKGEAITAFMQEAPFAGREPVFVGDDLTDEAGFSVVNQLQGMSVKVGAGETQAHWRLADAAAVRTWLQHLAYDAQTERRDDHESFSRSL